One window from the genome of Rufibacter tibetensis encodes:
- a CDS encoding glycoside hydrolase family 32 protein has translation MIRTQALHLLSALLLAGTWSCNLSKDSVSKPVQGSVSRQVTEQHRPQFHFTPPSKWMNDPNGMVYHNGEYHLFYQHHPEGTTWGPMHWGHAVSKDMVYWEHLPIALYPDEFGTIFSGSAVVDINNSSGLGTKENPPMVAIFTYHNAEMEKAGRNDYQTQGIAYSVDNGRTWKKYPKNPVLKNPGIRDFRDPKVSWNEKGGQWIMALAVLDHIEFYGSKNLLEWTKLSEFGQTAGAHGGVWECPDLFPLKVNGQEKWVLLVSINPGGPNKGSATQYFIGDFDGKTFKNDNSPQTTLWVDHGTDNYAGVTWANVPESDGRRLLLGWMSNWLYANEVPTTS, from the coding sequence ATGATACGAACACAAGCCCTCCACCTTTTAAGTGCCCTTCTGCTGGCCGGCACCTGGAGTTGCAATCTTAGCAAAGACTCCGTTTCCAAACCTGTCCAAGGGTCCGTGAGCCGTCAGGTGACCGAGCAGCACCGGCCGCAATTTCACTTTACGCCACCGTCCAAGTGGATGAATGATCCTAACGGAATGGTGTATCATAACGGGGAGTACCATTTGTTTTACCAGCATCATCCTGAAGGTACCACCTGGGGACCCATGCATTGGGGGCATGCAGTCAGTAAGGACATGGTGTATTGGGAACACCTGCCCATCGCCCTTTATCCAGATGAGTTCGGTACCATTTTCTCTGGGAGCGCAGTAGTAGATATAAACAATTCCTCAGGCCTGGGTACCAAAGAGAACCCACCTATGGTGGCCATCTTTACCTACCACAATGCCGAAATGGAAAAAGCCGGACGAAATGATTACCAGACGCAGGGGATTGCCTATAGTGTAGATAACGGCAGGACCTGGAAGAAGTACCCTAAAAACCCGGTCCTGAAGAATCCAGGAATACGGGATTTTAGAGATCCCAAGGTTTCCTGGAACGAGAAAGGCGGGCAGTGGATCATGGCTTTAGCGGTTCTGGATCATATTGAGTTCTATGGCTCCAAAAATCTTTTGGAGTGGACTAAGTTGAGCGAGTTTGGGCAAACTGCCGGTGCTCATGGCGGGGTTTGGGAATGCCCAGATTTATTTCCGCTTAAAGTGAATGGGCAAGAGAAATGGGTGCTGTTGGTGAGTATCAACCCAGGCGGTCCCAACAAAGGTTCTGCCACCCAATACTTCATTGGAGACTTTGACGGAAAAACGTTCAAGAACGACAATTCACCTCAAACTACCTTGTGGGTTGACCATGGCACTGATAACTATGCCGGCGTCACCTGGGCCAATGTTCCTGAATCAGACGGACGCCGCCTGTTACTGGGTTGGATGAGCAATTGGTTGTACGCAAATGAAGTGCCCACCACCTCCTAG
- a CDS encoding alkaline phosphatase family protein, with protein sequence MAKTLRPQGTFFSHFYNDGYTYTTSGHTAITTGVRQPIDNDGLELPLNPSIFQAWLKKSGKAATKAWIIASKDKLSVLANTTNPEWKDTYQPESNCGTDGVGNGYRADSTTIRVAKQILTKHKPNLVLINLLQPDGAGHAANWEAYLRGISTSDHYAKLLWDFIQINKNYKDKTALLITNDHGRHLDGILDGYVSHGDDCEGCRHISLLALGPDFQKGLIIETTYNLTDIATTVAQLLKFRIPTSQGKIIRELL encoded by the coding sequence ATGGCCAAAACGTTAAGGCCACAGGGTACCTTTTTCTCTCATTTTTACAACGATGGGTACACCTACACCACTTCCGGGCATACTGCTATTACCACAGGCGTGCGCCAACCCATAGACAACGACGGATTGGAACTGCCCCTTAATCCTTCCATTTTCCAAGCCTGGCTAAAGAAATCAGGCAAAGCTGCTACAAAGGCCTGGATCATAGCCAGCAAAGACAAGCTTTCGGTGTTAGCTAATACTACTAACCCTGAGTGGAAAGATACATATCAACCGGAAAGTAACTGTGGTACCGATGGCGTTGGCAACGGCTATCGAGCTGATTCCACCACCATTCGGGTAGCGAAACAGATCTTAACAAAACATAAACCTAATCTGGTGCTAATAAATTTGTTGCAACCAGATGGTGCCGGGCACGCGGCTAATTGGGAGGCTTACCTAAGAGGCATTTCAACTTCAGACCATTACGCTAAGCTTTTGTGGGATTTTATACAAATTAATAAAAACTACAAGGATAAAACGGCCCTGCTGATTACCAACGACCATGGCCGCCATTTAGACGGCATTCTGGATGGATATGTATCTCATGGAGATGATTGCGAGGGCTGCCGGCACATTAGTTTACTGGCTTTGGGGCCAGATTTCCAAAAAGGCCTAATAATCGAAACGACCTATAACTTAACTGATATAGCAACCACCGTTGCCCAATTACTTAAATTCCGGATCCCGACCAGCCAGGGAAAGATTATAAGAGAATTATTATAG
- a CDS encoding MBL fold metallo-hydrolase yields MDSAKERKGDYAKHSYYSPEKDEFISPKEIVYYADQVTGGKSGFWRFFKTSPNAPEYELPKQVLTRKDFPEVPSSYAAYWLGHSTAIIELDGYRVLMDPVFENAGPLPMIAQRMSVSPLQREELPEVDIVIITHDHYDHLEAETIKFLADKNIKFIAPLAVGARLQGWGVPKDKITELGWNQTVTHGSLKITACPTVHYSGRSYNDRNKTLWASYVIKGEKKNLYWSGDTGYGEHFKEIGRKYGPFDLAFIEIDAWSKGWPNTHLFPEQVIKACQDIDAKLLFPIHYSTFDLALHPWDESINMVAELASQNNIELVTPIMGKKVIPGITPTAKWWITR; encoded by the coding sequence ATGGATTCTGCTAAAGAGCGCAAAGGAGACTATGCCAAACACTCCTACTATTCACCAGAAAAAGACGAATTCATAAGCCCCAAGGAAATCGTTTATTATGCTGATCAAGTAACTGGCGGAAAGTCTGGGTTTTGGAGGTTCTTTAAAACTTCTCCCAATGCTCCTGAATATGAGTTACCCAAACAAGTACTCACAAGAAAGGATTTCCCGGAAGTGCCTTCTTCTTATGCTGCTTATTGGTTAGGGCATTCTACGGCTATCATTGAACTTGACGGTTACCGGGTTTTGATGGATCCGGTGTTTGAGAATGCAGGCCCTCTACCTATGATTGCCCAAAGAATGAGCGTATCTCCCTTGCAGAGGGAAGAGCTCCCAGAGGTTGACATTGTCATCATTACCCATGACCACTATGACCATCTTGAAGCTGAGACTATTAAGTTTTTAGCGGATAAGAATATAAAGTTCATCGCTCCGCTAGCCGTAGGAGCCAGGTTACAGGGCTGGGGTGTGCCAAAGGATAAGATTACCGAATTGGGGTGGAATCAAACCGTTACCCATGGATCTTTGAAAATCACCGCTTGCCCTACCGTACATTATTCGGGAAGAAGTTATAATGACAGAAACAAGACGTTGTGGGCTTCCTACGTCATCAAGGGAGAAAAGAAGAACCTGTACTGGAGTGGCGACACAGGCTATGGTGAGCATTTCAAAGAAATAGGCCGGAAGTATGGTCCATTTGACCTTGCTTTTATTGAGATAGATGCGTGGAGCAAAGGATGGCCGAACACCCACCTTTTCCCGGAGCAGGTCATCAAAGCCTGCCAGGATATAGACGCCAAGCTGCTATTCCCCATTCATTACTCAACTTTTGATTTAGCGTTACACCCATGGGATGAATCTATCAATATGGTAGCTGAATTGGCCTCACAAAACAACATAGAACTTGTGACACCCATCATGGGGAAGAAAGTCATACCGGGTATAACCCCCACAGCAAAATGGTGGATAACACGGTAG